From the Martelella mediterranea DSM 17316 genome, one window contains:
- a CDS encoding MarR family winged helix-turn-helix transcriptional regulator has translation MDEKRDTTAPDQADAMQRISDTMTQQRLMMRRRIIGRIAIANVAPALEITHLDVLDVVHRAGENDRATIGSVADGMRIDPSRASRIVAELVSQNVLERRVCQNDARRSILVITPKGRALLNEVHAVKRRLLESVTENWSADDLDTFSKLYQRFVDGLEDYARDHAGEAAEIAPKARTAS, from the coding sequence ATGGACGAAAAGCGCGACACGACAGCCCCGGACCAGGCCGATGCCATGCAGCGGATTTCCGACACCATGACGCAGCAGCGGCTGATGATGCGCCGCCGCATCATCGGGCGGATCGCGATCGCCAATGTCGCGCCGGCGCTGGAAATCACCCATCTCGATGTGCTTGACGTGGTCCATCGCGCCGGCGAGAATGACCGCGCGACGATCGGCTCGGTGGCCGACGGCATGCGGATCGACCCTTCGCGCGCAAGCCGGATCGTCGCCGAACTCGTTTCCCAGAACGTGCTGGAACGCCGCGTCTGCCAGAACGACGCCCGCCGTTCGATCCTGGTGATCACACCGAAAGGCAGGGCGCTGCTGAACGAGGTGCACGCGGTGAAGCGGCGGCTTCTGGAAAGCGTCACGGAAAACTGGTCGGCCGATGACCTTGACACGTTTTCCAAGCTCTATCAGCGCTTCGTCGACGGCCTCGAGGACTATGCCCGCGACCATGCCGGCGAAGCCGCCGAGATCGCGCCCAAGGCCCGCACCGCGAGCTGA
- a CDS encoding thiamine diphosphokinase encodes MNETFTILLGGALTVDDRVLALVAGSRVIAADGGMRHAGALGVKPEVWVGDFDSTDAALVARFPDITRKSFPPAKNLTDGALAIEEALQRGARRIVMAGALQGERTDHGLMNLLLAVRLAGDGIEIVLTSGEEEAHPLLAGETVVEMPEGALFSVLGVSDLAGLSIGNAVYPLEDFALPFGAARGVSNKAKGGPVRFGLKNGSGIIILRPHDFSGV; translated from the coding sequence ATGAACGAGACCTTCACGATATTGCTGGGCGGCGCGCTTACGGTTGACGACCGGGTGCTGGCGCTTGTGGCCGGAAGCCGGGTGATCGCCGCCGATGGCGGCATGCGCCATGCCGGGGCGTTGGGCGTGAAGCCGGAAGTCTGGGTCGGGGATTTCGATTCCACCGATGCAGCACTTGTGGCGCGCTTTCCGGACATCACGCGCAAGAGCTTCCCGCCCGCCAAGAACCTGACAGACGGCGCGCTTGCAATCGAGGAGGCGCTGCAGCGGGGCGCTCGGCGGATCGTGATGGCCGGCGCGCTGCAAGGCGAGCGCACCGATCACGGGCTGATGAACCTGCTGCTCGCCGTCCGGTTGGCCGGCGATGGCATCGAGATCGTGCTGACCTCGGGTGAAGAAGAGGCCCATCCCCTGCTTGCCGGCGAGACGGTGGTGGAGATGCCGGAAGGCGCGCTGTTTTCCGTGCTCGGCGTTTCGGATCTTGCCGGCCTTTCGATCGGCAATGCCGTCTACCCGCTTGAGGATTTCGCCCTGCCCTTCGGCGCGGCGCGCGGCGTCTCCAACAAGGCGAAGGGCGGGCCGGTGCGCTTCGGCTTGAAAAACGGTTCGGGGATCATCATTCTCCGCCCGCATGATTTTTCGGGAGTATGA
- a CDS encoding ABC-F family ATP-binding cassette domain-containing protein: MPPILKLDDIHLSFGGTPLLAGAGLQVEPGDRICLVGRNGSGKSTLLKIAAGLVEAQSGEIFRQPSATIRYLEQAPDFSGYATVEAYVAAGLAPGDERYRADYMMEHLGISPSADPKKLSGGEARRAALARVLAPEPDILLLDEPTNHLDLTTIEWLEEELAGTRSAMVLISHDRRFLENVSTATVWLDRGIARRMDRGFAHFEEWRDKVLEEEEAEQHKLARAIVREEHWLRYGVTARRKRNMRRLGELHDMRARHRGHQGPQGTVNATVSDVRESGKLVIEAENITKSFGERTIVKPFSLRVSRGDRIGLVGPNGAGKTTLLKMLTGQLAPDSGWVRLGVNLEIAVIDQKREELDPDDTLAHYLTDGRGDTLLVNGEQRHVAGYMKDFLFQPEQARTPIRNLSGGERARLMLARILARPANVLILDEPTNDLDIETLDLLQEIVAGFAGSVILVSHDRDFLDRTVTSTIAPANPLSPDGEWLEYAGGYSDMMAQRKGAAAEARAAEKKEKQAAREKAAPEPAKAKGKLSYKQKFALENLPKEMAKIEADIARLEERMADPQFFARDPDGFSKAAKVLERERATLAAKEEEWLELEMLREELEG, from the coding sequence ATGCCGCCGATTTTGAAACTGGACGATATTCATCTGAGCTTCGGCGGAACGCCGCTGCTTGCCGGCGCGGGCCTGCAGGTCGAACCGGGCGACCGGATTTGCCTTGTCGGGCGCAACGGTTCGGGCAAGTCGACGCTTCTGAAGATCGCCGCCGGTCTGGTCGAGGCGCAGTCGGGCGAAATCTTCCGCCAGCCCTCGGCCACCATCCGTTATCTCGAACAGGCGCCGGATTTCTCCGGCTATGCCACGGTCGAGGCCTATGTCGCGGCGGGGCTTGCGCCCGGTGACGAACGCTACCGCGCCGACTACATGATGGAGCATCTCGGCATTTCGCCCTCGGCCGACCCGAAAAAACTCTCCGGCGGCGAGGCGCGGCGGGCCGCGCTTGCCCGGGTGCTCGCGCCCGAACCCGATATCCTGCTGCTCGACGAGCCGACCAACCATCTCGACCTCACCACCATCGAATGGCTGGAAGAAGAGCTTGCCGGCACGCGCTCGGCCATGGTGCTGATCTCGCATGACCGGCGCTTTCTCGAAAACGTCTCGACCGCCACCGTCTGGCTCGACCGCGGCATCGCGCGGCGGATGGACCGGGGCTTTGCCCATTTCGAGGAATGGCGCGACAAGGTGCTGGAGGAGGAAGAGGCCGAGCAGCACAAGCTGGCGCGCGCGATCGTGCGCGAGGAGCACTGGCTGCGCTATGGCGTGACCGCAAGGCGCAAGCGCAACATGCGCCGTCTCGGCGAACTGCACGACATGCGCGCCCGGCATCGCGGCCACCAGGGCCCGCAGGGCACCGTCAACGCCACGGTCAGCGATGTGCGCGAAAGCGGCAAGCTGGTGATCGAGGCGGAGAACATCACCAAATCCTTTGGCGAACGGACGATCGTGAAGCCGTTTTCGCTCAGGGTTTCGCGCGGCGACCGCATTGGTCTCGTCGGCCCGAATGGGGCGGGCAAGACCACGCTTCTGAAGATGCTCACCGGCCAGCTTGCGCCCGACAGCGGCTGGGTGCGCCTCGGCGTCAATCTGGAGATCGCCGTGATCGACCAGAAGCGCGAGGAACTCGACCCCGACGACACGCTGGCGCATTACCTCACCGACGGGCGCGGCGACACGTTGCTGGTCAATGGCGAGCAACGCCATGTCGCGGGCTACATGAAGGACTTCCTGTTCCAGCCGGAACAGGCGCGCACGCCGATCCGCAACCTCTCCGGCGGCGAACGCGCGCGGCTGATGCTGGCGCGCATCCTGGCGCGGCCGGCGAACGTGCTGATCCTCGACGAGCCGACCAACGATCTGGACATCGAGACGCTGGATCTGCTGCAGGAGATCGTCGCCGGTTTTGCCGGCAGCGTCATTCTCGTCTCTCATGACCGTGATTTCCTCGACCGTACCGTCACCTCGACGATCGCGCCGGCCAATCCGCTGTCGCCGGATGGCGAATGGCTGGAATATGCCGGCGGCTATTCCGACATGATGGCCCAGCGCAAGGGGGCTGCCGCCGAGGCCAGGGCGGCCGAAAAGAAGGAAAAACAGGCCGCCCGGGAGAAGGCCGCGCCCGAACCCGCCAAGGCGAAAGGAAAACTGTCCTACAAGCAGAAATTCGCGCTCGAAAACCTGCCGAAGGAAATGGCGAAGATCGAGGCGGATATCGCCAGGCTCGAGGAACGCATGGCCGACCCGCAATTCTTCGCCCGCGATCCAGACGGTTTCTCCAAGGCCGCGAAAGTGCTGGAACGCGAGCGTGCGACGCTCGCCGCCAAGGAAGAGGAATGGCTGGAGTTGGAAATGCTGCGCGAGGAACTGGAGGGCTGA
- a CDS encoding gamma-glutamylcyclotransferase family protein produces MALAYFAYGSNMLTERLARRCPSARPVGPAVLADHALAFSKIGNEGSGKATIVERPGETVFGVVFMLDLSERDLLDAFEGMGNGYDRIDDCAVRLLKDDAMVSACTYKAPPAFRDPALLPFDWYHALVIAGARQHGLPADYVDQLGAAPCRADPDRARPSGIEAREVLASAGFDGDGAFAGYRP; encoded by the coding sequence ATGGCGCTCGCCTATTTCGCCTACGGCTCCAACATGCTGACCGAGCGGCTGGCGCGACGCTGCCCCTCGGCAAGACCTGTCGGCCCGGCGGTGCTGGCGGATCATGCGCTCGCCTTTTCCAAGATCGGCAATGAGGGTTCTGGCAAGGCGACGATCGTCGAGCGGCCAGGCGAGACGGTGTTCGGCGTGGTCTTCATGCTCGACCTGAGCGAACGCGATCTGCTTGATGCGTTCGAGGGCATGGGCAACGGCTATGACCGGATCGATGACTGCGCGGTGCGCCTCCTCAAGGACGACGCGATGGTCTCAGCCTGCACCTACAAGGCCCCGCCCGCCTTCCGCGATCCGGCGCTGCTGCCCTTCGACTGGTACCACGCGCTGGTGATCGCCGGCGCGCGCCAGCACGGTCTGCCGGCGGATTATGTCGACCAGCTCGGCGCCGCCCCTTGCCGCGCCGATCCGGACCGCGCGCGACCGTCCGGGATCGAGGCAAGAGAGGTTCTGGCCAGCGCGGGCTTTGATGGCGATGGGGCTTTTGCTGGCTATCGACCTTGA
- a CDS encoding AI-2E family transporter gives MDQKPHHRTQSWIGTAAAARAPLIPSVTAARWLLLGVALAAIYFFHGFLVPVLAALIIAFASQPVYRKLDSRLGGRRKISAAIAIFLILLFLILPIVFAVIYMSRELEAWISWAAAANRIGAPVPDWIHNLPVIGEWVSAKWREYLGQPGDIGQLIQAVSGENIGSIYRTALFVSGRVFGLVLAALFMLIALFFLYKDGDKFAAQLDMIGERLFPDRWYRISRVVPATISSTVTGMTLIAMGEGIVLGTAYYVAGVPNFVSFGLLTAVMAMVPGGAPLTFTLISAYLVARGTPIHGIALFAWGTIELFIVDKTLRPRLVGGPIKLPFLPTFFGLVGGVKTMGLIGLFVGPVLMALIVAIWREWVLEANLAAAEKPAEAEPPPAQSPTAVSTD, from the coding sequence ATGGATCAGAAACCGCATCACAGGACGCAAAGCTGGATCGGCACGGCCGCCGCCGCCCGCGCGCCGCTGATCCCCTCCGTCACCGCCGCGCGCTGGCTGCTGCTCGGCGTGGCGCTCGCCGCGATCTATTTCTTTCACGGCTTCCTGGTGCCGGTTCTGGCGGCGCTGATCATCGCCTTTGCCTCGCAGCCGGTCTATCGCAAGCTCGACAGTCGGCTTGGCGGGCGGCGCAAGATCTCGGCCGCGATCGCGATCTTCCTGATCCTGTTGTTCCTGATCCTGCCGATCGTCTTCGCGGTGATCTACATGTCGCGCGAACTGGAGGCCTGGATCTCTTGGGCCGCCGCGGCCAACCGTATCGGCGCGCCGGTTCCCGACTGGATCCACAACCTGCCGGTCATCGGCGAATGGGTTTCGGCGAAATGGCGGGAATATCTCGGCCAGCCCGGCGATATAGGTCAGTTGATCCAGGCCGTCAGTGGCGAGAATATCGGCAGCATCTATCGCACCGCCCTGTTCGTCAGCGGCCGGGTGTTCGGGCTGGTGCTTGCGGCGCTGTTCATGCTGATCGCGCTGTTCTTCCTCTACAAGGACGGCGACAAGTTCGCCGCCCAACTCGACATGATCGGCGAGCGGCTGTTTCCCGACCGCTGGTACCGGATTTCGCGCGTGGTTCCGGCGACGATTTCCTCCACGGTCACCGGCATGACGCTGATCGCCATGGGCGAAGGCATCGTGCTCGGCACAGCCTATTATGTGGCCGGGGTGCCCAATTTCGTTTCCTTTGGTCTGCTGACGGCGGTGATGGCGATGGTGCCGGGCGGCGCGCCGCTGACCTTCACGCTGATCTCTGCCTATCTTGTCGCGCGCGGCACGCCGATCCATGGCATCGCGCTGTTTGCCTGGGGAACGATCGAGCTCTTCATCGTCGACAAGACGCTGAGGCCGCGCCTCGTCGGCGGGCCGATCAAGCTGCCTTTCCTGCCGACCTTTTTCGGCCTTGTCGGCGGGGTCAAGACCATGGGGCTGATCGGGCTGTTCGTCGGTCCGGTGCTGATGGCGCTGATCGTCGCGATCTGGCGCGAATGGGTGCTGGAGGCAAACCTCGCCGCCGCCGAAAAACCGGCCGAGGCCGAGCCCCCGCCTGCGCAAAGCCCGACCGCAGTCAGCACGGACTGA
- a CDS encoding sugar ABC transporter ATP-binding protein produces the protein MIEKAGGNAAILQTEGLRKSFGPIEVLHGIDLSVRAGEIHAVIGENGAGKSTLMRLLAGNLKPSAGAVKVDGAPVSFENPVEAEAAGIVLVHQEILLAPDLTVAQNIFLGREVRRGLAVNDRVMNAEAHKALLELGTDIAPDTLVSRLSIAKRQLVQIARVLLTPHRVVIFDEPTASLTPFETEALLKVIRAIRDRGVAVLFISHRLNEVKAIADTVTVLRDGQLIASRDADTLEPADMARLMVGRDVSKLYPDRAHDGAGLPVLEVEDFTVPGYTERCSFTLRKGEILGFAGLIGAGRTELMEGLLGLRPGKGAVRLNGRTVNFNAPIAALRSGIVYLSEDRKGKGLLLTKDLRTNLTLSALDRFTKNLQVDRKAEDKALDDAIRDFDIRTGSKELAAGELSGGNQQKLLLAKMMLLEPEIVIIDEPTRGIDIGNKEQIYKFIADLARNGHSIIVVSSEMPELIGLCDRIVVMRSGEIAGEVTGEDMNENEIVVLATGVSGKREMAS, from the coding sequence ATGATTGAGAAAGCGGGCGGAAACGCCGCTATTCTGCAGACCGAGGGGCTCAGGAAGTCCTTTGGCCCGATCGAGGTGCTGCACGGCATCGACCTGTCCGTTCGTGCCGGCGAAATCCATGCCGTGATCGGCGAAAATGGCGCCGGCAAATCCACGCTGATGCGGCTTCTGGCCGGCAATCTGAAACCCTCCGCCGGTGCCGTGAAAGTCGACGGCGCGCCCGTAAGCTTCGAAAACCCTGTCGAAGCGGAGGCCGCCGGCATCGTGCTGGTGCATCAGGAAATCCTGCTCGCGCCCGATCTCACCGTGGCGCAGAATATTTTCCTCGGTCGGGAAGTCCGCCGTGGCCTTGCGGTCAACGACCGGGTGATGAATGCGGAGGCCCACAAGGCGCTCCTCGAACTCGGCACCGATATCGCGCCCGATACACTCGTTTCCAGGCTGTCGATCGCCAAGCGCCAGCTCGTGCAGATCGCCCGCGTGCTGTTGACTCCGCACCGGGTGGTGATCTTCGACGAGCCGACCGCCTCGTTGACCCCGTTCGAGACCGAGGCGCTCTTGAAGGTGATCCGCGCGATCCGCGACCGCGGCGTTGCCGTGCTGTTCATTTCCCACCGCCTCAACGAGGTGAAGGCGATCGCCGACACGGTGACCGTGCTGCGCGATGGCCAGCTGATCGCCAGCCGTGACGCCGATACGCTCGAGCCCGCCGACATGGCCCGGCTGATGGTCGGCCGCGACGTCTCCAAGCTTTATCCCGACCGCGCCCATGACGGCGCCGGCCTGCCGGTGCTGGAGGTCGAGGACTTTACCGTGCCGGGTTACACCGAACGCTGTTCGTTCACGCTCAGGAAGGGCGAGATCCTCGGCTTTGCCGGCCTGATCGGCGCCGGACGCACGGAGCTGATGGAAGGCCTGCTGGGCTTGAGGCCCGGCAAGGGCGCGGTGCGGCTCAACGGCAGGACGGTTAATTTCAACGCCCCGATCGCGGCCCTTCGCTCCGGCATCGTCTACCTCTCTGAGGACCGCAAGGGCAAGGGCCTGCTCTTGACCAAGGACCTCAGAACCAACCTCACGCTCTCCGCCCTCGACCGGTTCACGAAGAACCTGCAGGTCGACCGCAAGGCCGAGGACAAGGCGCTTGACGACGCGATCCGCGACTTCGACATCCGCACCGGCTCGAAGGAACTTGCCGCCGGCGAACTGTCGGGCGGCAACCAGCAGAAGCTTCTGCTCGCCAAGATGATGCTGCTCGAACCCGAGATCGTGATCATCGACGAGCCGACGCGCGGCATCGACATCGGCAACAAGGAACAGATCTACAAATTCATCGCCGACCTCGCCCGAAACGGGCACTCGATCATCGTGGTTTCCTCGGAAATGCCGGAACTGATCGGCCTTTGCGACCGGATCGTGGTGATGCGCTCGGGCGAGATCGCCGGCGAGGTGACGGGAGAGGACATGAACGAAAACGAGATCGTGGTGCTGGCGACCGGCGTTTCCGGCAAGCGGGAGATGGCGTCGTGA
- a CDS encoding ABC transporter permease — protein MSRIDLRVLAPFLALALLLVLGAFSNPNFLSVTNLMNVATRSAFIAIIAVGATFVISAGGLDLSVGAMVAFVASLMIMFINTAVISNPYLLIAAAMVLAILIGMACGLLNGVITTVGRIEPFIVTLGTMGIFRGLTTWLSQGGAITLKDFDVQSAYRPAYFGTVLGIPVPVIAIVVTALIGAFVLYRTRFGRHVIAVGSNEEVARYSGISVRNVRIITYLIQGLCVAVAVLFYVPRLGSTSATTGILWELQAITAVVVGGTALRGGVGRIWGTICGAFILEIVGNIMLLSNFISEYLIAAIQGTIIIIAMLVQRSLFNRQKG, from the coding sequence ATGAGCCGGATCGACCTTCGGGTGCTGGCCCCCTTCCTGGCGCTGGCCCTGCTTCTGGTGCTCGGCGCGTTTTCCAACCCGAACTTCCTGAGCGTCACCAATCTGATGAATGTGGCGACGCGCTCGGCCTTCATCGCGATCATCGCGGTCGGTGCGACCTTCGTGATTTCGGCGGGCGGGCTCGATCTTTCGGTCGGCGCGATGGTGGCCTTCGTCGCCAGCCTGATGATCATGTTCATCAACACGGCGGTGATTTCCAACCCATACCTGCTGATCGCCGCCGCCATGGTGCTCGCAATCCTGATCGGCATGGCCTGCGGGCTTCTGAACGGGGTGATCACCACGGTCGGGCGAATAGAACCGTTCATCGTCACGCTTGGCACGATGGGGATATTCCGGGGGCTGACGACATGGCTGTCGCAGGGCGGCGCGATCACGCTGAAGGATTTCGACGTCCAGTCCGCCTATCGCCCCGCCTATTTCGGCACGGTGCTCGGCATTCCGGTCCCCGTGATCGCGATCGTGGTGACGGCGCTGATCGGGGCCTTCGTGCTCTACCGCACCCGCTTCGGCCGCCACGTCATCGCTGTCGGCTCCAATGAGGAGGTGGCGCGCTATTCCGGCATCTCGGTGCGCAATGTCCGGATCATCACCTATCTGATCCAGGGGCTCTGTGTCGCGGTCGCCGTGCTGTTCTATGTGCCGCGCCTCGGCTCGACGTCTGCAACCACCGGCATATTGTGGGAGTTGCAGGCGATCACCGCGGTCGTCGTCGGCGGCACCGCGCTGCGCGGCGGCGTCGGCCGCATCTGGGGCACGATCTGCGGCGCCTTCATTCTGGAGATCGTCGGCAACATCATGCTGTTGTCGAACTTCATTTCCGAATATCTGATCGCCGCCATCCAGGGCACGATCATCATCATCGCCATGCTGGTGCAGCGTTCGCTGTTCAACAGGCAAAAAGGCTGA